CCTGGTGCGCGTGCCGTATTTCTCCCTGCCGAACCTGCTCGCAGGACGGCGGCTGGTCCCCGAGTTCTTGCAGGGCGACGTGCGTGCCGAGTGTCTCGGACCCGAGCTTCTGCGCTTGCTCAACGGCGGAGAGGAGATCGCGCTCCTGGAACGTGAGCTGGCCGCGATCCAGCGCGCGCTCCGCCGCGATGCCAGCCGCACGGCCGCGGACGCGGTGCTCGGCCTGATCGGGCGCTCTTGACCGTCCTCCACAGAGCGGCCCGCCCCTTTCGCAGCATGGCGCCTTGGGCGGGAATCTCGAGTCTGCGATCACCCGCCGTAGCAAAACCGTAGACTTCGTTCTTGACTTTTCGGTTTCGGGCGGTACCCTATATCGTAGTTACCTCGTAGACAACGGAGAAGGACATGCCGACCAGGCCGCTTTCCGCCGCTGCCCTGGCGCGTTCGGCCAAGGCCCTGCGCGAGGAATTGGGCAAAGCCGACCACGACCGATTTGACAGGCTCATCGAGCTCATCGGCGAGGACGGCGCCATCAATCTCGCGCGCGCCTTGGAGTCGCTCTATCCCGGGTCGGCGCGCGAGGCGGCGCTCACTAGTTTCCGGCAGTTTCGAGCGCGCCTCAAGGCCGCAGCGCGGGAAGCCGGCATCGAGCTGGATCTCGTGGTGGACACCCAGACCCGCGCGGCTCCAGATGCACGCCGCGCCTGGTTCGAGGGCGCCGACGACGTAGCGCGCGCGGCCGCCGGCTACACCGAGGGCGAGACCGCCGGTGTCGAACGCGTCGGGCAAACTGCTGTCGAGCTGACCGAGGTCAAGGAGGGTAAACAAGTCGTTCGCTACTTCATCTCCTACGCACACAAGGACAAGGGGCTCAAGCAACGTCTCATCGATCTCCTCGGAGCCTTGCTCGATGGTTCCAAACACTACCGGTTCGAGCCCTGGGACGACGCCGAGATCCTGCCGGGCGAGGAATGGCATACCAAGATCCAGCACGCCATCGCGCGCTGCCAGTTTGGTCTCCTGCTGGTGAGCCCGGAGTTCCTAAGAAGCCGTTATATCAGCGGGCAGGAGCTACCGAGCTTCGTCGCGCACGGTAGCCCGGAACCCACCAAGCGCGCCATCCCGGTGGCCCTGAGGCGTGTCCCCTTCGACGACACGATCGATCTCAAGGGTTTGGAGCGGCTGCAGGTCTTTCACGATTCGGGCGACAAAGCCTTCGTCGAGCGCACGACCGACAAGACGCGCGATGACTTCGCCCGCGAGCTGTTTCAGCAGATCGTGAGGGTCGTATCGCAGCAGACGCGACCACCGGCACCCCCCGAGCCGCAAGCCGGTTCGCGGGTCGAAGTGCAGCTCCACCGGCAAATCGAGAAGTTTGAAAAGCGCTCTTTCGTGGCGACGCGGGGCATCGCCAGCAGCCTCGAAAAGCTGGAACCGGAGAGACGAGAAAACGCGCCCGGGGCACGGGGCGATGCGCTCGACTATCTCATGGATTGGGTCTCGAACCCCGAATCGCAGCCCTACTGCGCGCTACTAGGGGATCTCGGCTTTGGCAAGACCACGACGTGCATGGCCTTCGCCAAGCGCCTGCTGGATGCGCGCGGCGGGACTCCCTTGCTGCCGCGCCCGATCTTTCTCGATCTGCGCCACCTGGGCGAGATCGCCGCCCGCGAGCCCGACCTCGCGGAGATCCTCACCCAGGTGCTCAAGCAAAGCTGGCGCTCCGGCTCCGCCGAGACCTCGCTTTCTGCACCGGACATCATTCGCCTGGTGCAAGAGGAGGGCGCGGTTGCCATCTTCGACGGTCTGGACGAGGTGCTGGTGCATCTGAGCCCCGGTGCGGGACAGCGTTTCACGCGCCAGCTCTTCCGTATCCTCCCGCCCCGTCTCGCCCCGCGCCCGCAACGCGCGCGCCGCGGGCGCCTGCTCGTGAGTTGCCGCACCCATTACTTCCGCACGCTGCGCGATCAGAAGACCCACTTCACCAGCGAGGATCGGGACGGGATCAGCCCCGAGGACTTTCGCGCCTTCGTGCTGCTGCCTTTCGACGAGGCGCAGGTCC
This region of Pseudomonadota bacterium genomic DNA includes:
- a CDS encoding pentapeptide repeat-containing protein, which produces MPTRPLSAAALARSAKALREELGKADHDRFDRLIELIGEDGAINLARALESLYPGSAREAALTSFRQFRARLKAAAREAGIELDLVVDTQTRAAPDARRAWFEGADDVARAAAGYTEGETAGVERVGQTAVELTEVKEGKQVVRYFISYAHKDKGLKQRLIDLLGALLDGSKHYRFEPWDDAEILPGEEWHTKIQHAIARCQFGLLLVSPEFLRSRYISGQELPSFVAHGSPEPTKRAIPVALRRVPFDDTIDLKGLERLQVFHDSGDKAFVERTTDKTRDDFARELFQQIVRVVSQQTRPPAPPEPQAGSRVEVQLHRQIEKFEKRSFVATRGIASSLEKLEPERRENAPGARGDALDYLMDWVSNPESQPYCALLGDLGFGKTTTCMAFAKRLLDARGGTPLLPRPIFLDLRHLGEIAAREPDLAEILTQVLKQSWRSGSAETSLSAPDIIRLVQEEGAVAIFDGLDEVLVHLSPGAGQRFTRQLFRILPPRLAPRPQRARRGRLLVSCRTHYFRTLRDQKTHFTSEDRDGISPEDFRAFVLLPFDEAQVREYLRITLPGEEPERVLGLIGAVHNLSEMAERPYTLSLIARHIPEIERWKLEGRKVTGALLYGHMVRSWLERDRGKHQLAPDHKEWLMEHCAAELWRSGDRLWEIGRLEQWLVDFLGAHPGIAAHYTTRDRELLKEDLRTATFLVREGEDRFRFAHTSLLEFFLARYLYRALLESAPERWALPIASPETLDFLGQMLEENTGRETALAALRALRDAYRPLASEQTLRYALIAAEKGYPAAALARARLEGADLRAWVIAGREAAPLNLSGGVFRGANLSGARIEHTRLDGADFTGADLARTELFHVRAEEGRFDGAKLTGTLFRDARLRGASFLEARCHRAQWLGCLLQDTRGLPEGPPAAFFARCEPPRETGVKSPVRLASFTGHTVEVLACAYSPDGRNIVSASRDQTLRVWDAQTGEPLLTLMGHTGPVSDCAYSPDGRHLASASFDQT